Proteins from one Mycobacterium sp. HUMS_12744610 genomic window:
- a CDS encoding alpha/beta hydrolase fold domain-containing protein yields MSLAIDVASRCSRASAHALRLAADARDTCRASALLLRGSPFALGWVAGWLSTEFPPHVVTGHALSRVAHPAVGRVANSWAVQRADQALTAALEDAFGPDFRDQVSHPTRRTSQCAPRDGLFQRPGPHRRYAAQTSDISYGPGGTEHLLDIWRGPDVAPGSRAPVLIQVPGGAWTVGDKRVQAYTLMSRMAELGWICVSINYSKSPRCTFPAHLIDVKRAIAWVRENIADYGGDPDFIAMTGGSAGGHLASLAALTPNDPRFQPGFERADTTVQAVAPYYGVYDFVDADNMHDLMLPFLEQFVMKARYASAPERFEAASPISYVHPDAPPFFVLHGDKDEIVPCGQARSFCAALRAAGAPTVGYAELANAHHAFDITPTLRSRLAADAVADFFGVVYGRRSSALMDSLPLAVTSAS; encoded by the coding sequence ATGAGCTTGGCCATAGATGTGGCTTCGCGGTGCTCGCGGGCCAGCGCCCACGCGCTGCGACTGGCGGCCGATGCCAGGGACACCTGCCGTGCCAGCGCGCTGCTGCTGCGCGGTTCGCCGTTCGCGCTCGGCTGGGTCGCGGGCTGGCTGTCCACGGAGTTTCCGCCGCACGTGGTGACCGGACACGCGTTGTCCCGGGTGGCGCACCCGGCCGTCGGCCGGGTCGCGAACAGCTGGGCGGTGCAGCGCGCGGATCAAGCCCTCACCGCGGCCCTCGAGGACGCCTTCGGTCCGGACTTTCGCGACCAGGTGTCGCATCCGACCCGGCGTACGTCGCAGTGCGCGCCCCGCGACGGCTTGTTCCAGCGGCCCGGCCCGCACCGCCGTTACGCGGCGCAGACCTCCGACATCTCCTACGGCCCCGGCGGCACCGAGCACCTGCTCGACATCTGGCGGGGCCCGGACGTGGCACCCGGCAGCCGCGCCCCGGTACTGATCCAGGTGCCCGGCGGCGCATGGACCGTCGGCGACAAACGCGTTCAGGCCTACACGCTGATGAGCCGCATGGCCGAACTCGGCTGGATCTGCGTCTCGATCAACTACAGCAAAAGCCCGCGCTGCACGTTCCCGGCGCACCTGATCGACGTCAAGCGGGCGATCGCCTGGGTTCGCGAGAACATCGCCGACTACGGCGGCGACCCCGACTTCATCGCGATGACCGGCGGCTCGGCCGGCGGGCACCTGGCGTCACTGGCCGCGCTCACGCCGAATGACCCGAGGTTTCAACCCGGATTCGAACGCGCCGACACCACGGTCCAGGCCGTCGCCCCCTACTACGGGGTGTACGACTTCGTCGACGCCGACAACATGCACGATCTGATGCTGCCGTTCCTCGAGCAGTTCGTCATGAAAGCCCGCTACGCCAGCGCCCCCGAGCGGTTCGAGGCGGCCTCCCCGATCTCCTACGTCCACCCCGACGCCCCGCCGTTCTTCGTGCTCCACGGCGATAAGGACGAAATCGTTCCCTGCGGCCAGGCCCGCTCCTTCTGTGCGGCGCTGCGCGCGGCCGGCGCACCCACGGTCGGCTACGCCGAGCTGGCCAACGCCCACCACGCCTTCGACATCACCCCGACGCTGCGCTCGCGGCTGGCCGCCGACGCCGTCGCCGACTTCTTCGGTGTGGTCTACGGGCGGCGCTCGAGCGCGCTGATGGATTCGCTGCCGCTGGCGGTCACGTCCGCCAGCTGA
- a CDS encoding HAD-IB family hydrolase, with amino-acid sequence MSASEERGTERDMQKPATDMRLPGSVAEIMASPPGPKIGAFFDLDGTLVAGFTAVILTQERLLRRDMGVGELLSMVHAGLNHTLGRIEFEDLIGKAASALAGRLIDDLEEIGERLFVQRIEGRIYPEMRELVRAHVARGHTVVLSSSALTIQVNPVARFLGITNMLTNKFETTEDGILTGGVQKPILWGPGKAAAVQRFAAENGIDLKDSYFYADGDEDVALMYLVGNPRPTNPEGKMAAVAKRRGWPILRFNSRGPVGLRRQLRTLAGFGSLFPIATGAVGIGMLTRSRRRGVNFFTSTFSQVLLATTGVQMNVIGQENLTAQRPAVFIFNHRNQVDPVMVGALVRDNWTAVGKKELAKDPIMGTIGKAMDAAFIDRDDPSAAVESLHQIEELARKGLSVVIAPEGTRMDTTEVGPFKKGAFRIAMAVGIPIVPIVIRNAEIVAARNSTTINPGTVDVAVFPPIPVDDWTVETLPERIAEVRRLYLDTLADWPTDELPESDLYKTKAAKKAPAKKAPAKKAPAKKAAAKKAPAKKTPAKKAPAKKAAAKAQPKAPGPGEETPESGPRGRV; translated from the coding sequence ATGAGCGCATCCGAGGAGCGGGGGACCGAACGCGACATGCAAAAACCGGCGACGGACATGCGACTGCCCGGATCGGTCGCCGAGATCATGGCCAGCCCACCCGGGCCCAAGATCGGGGCGTTCTTCGACCTGGACGGGACCCTCGTCGCCGGCTTCACCGCGGTCATCCTCACCCAGGAACGTCTGCTGCGCCGCGACATGGGGGTGGGGGAGCTGCTCAGCATGGTGCATGCGGGCCTGAACCACACGCTCGGGCGCATCGAGTTCGAAGATCTCATCGGTAAGGCCGCCTCCGCGCTGGCCGGGCGGCTGATCGACGACCTCGAAGAGATCGGCGAGCGGCTGTTCGTGCAGCGGATCGAGGGCCGCATCTACCCGGAGATGCGCGAACTGGTGCGGGCGCACGTGGCGCGCGGACACACCGTCGTGCTCAGCTCGTCGGCACTGACCATCCAGGTCAACCCGGTGGCCCGATTTCTCGGCATCACCAACATGCTCACCAACAAGTTCGAGACCACCGAGGACGGCATACTCACCGGCGGCGTGCAGAAGCCCATCCTGTGGGGGCCGGGCAAGGCCGCCGCCGTGCAGCGGTTTGCCGCCGAGAACGGCATCGACCTCAAGGACAGCTACTTCTACGCCGACGGCGACGAGGACGTCGCCCTGATGTACCTGGTCGGCAACCCGCGACCGACCAACCCCGAGGGCAAGATGGCCGCGGTGGCCAAGCGGCGCGGCTGGCCGATCCTGCGGTTCAACAGTCGCGGACCGGTCGGCCTCCGCCGGCAACTGCGCACGCTGGCCGGTTTCGGTTCGCTGTTCCCGATCGCGACCGGCGCGGTGGGGATCGGCATGCTCACCCGCAGCCGGCGGCGGGGGGTCAACTTCTTCACCTCCACCTTCTCCCAGGTGCTGCTCGCTACCACCGGCGTCCAGATGAACGTCATCGGCCAGGAGAACCTGACCGCGCAGCGTCCGGCGGTGTTCATCTTCAACCACCGCAACCAGGTCGACCCCGTCATGGTTGGCGCGCTGGTGCGCGACAACTGGACCGCAGTGGGCAAGAAGGAACTGGCCAAGGATCCGATCATGGGCACGATCGGCAAGGCGATGGACGCCGCGTTCATCGACCGCGACGATCCGAGCGCCGCCGTCGAGTCGCTGCACCAGATCGAAGAGCTCGCCAGAAAGGGACTCTCGGTCGTGATCGCCCCCGAAGGCACCCGCATGGACACCACCGAGGTCGGGCCCTTCAAGAAGGGCGCGTTCCGCATCGCGATGGCCGTCGGCATCCCGATCGTGCCGATCGTCATCCGCAACGCCGAGATCGTCGCCGCGCGCAACTCCACCACCATCAACCCGGGCACGGTCGATGTGGCGGTGTTCCCGCCGATCCCGGTGGACGACTGGACGGTCGAGACGCTGCCCGAGCGCATCGCCGAGGTGCGCCGGCTGTACCTGGACACGCTGGCCGACTGGCCCACCGACGAGCTGCCCGAGTCCGATCTGTACAAGACGAAGGCGGCGAAGAAGGCCCCGGCGAAGAAGGCCCCGGCGAAGAAGGCCCCGGCGAAGAAGGCCGCGGCCAAGAAGGCCCCGGCGAAGAAGACCCCCGCCAAGAAGGCCCCGGCCAAGAAGGCGGCGGCGAAAGCCCAGCCGAAGGCCCCCGGCCCCGGCGAGGAGACACCCGAATCCGGGCCCAGAGGGCGCGTGTGA
- a CDS encoding ExeA family protein, with the protein MLDKIQSYFGFTTMPFGRALAPGMLFRSGDHAQAAARIGYGIATRGITVITGEVGVGKTVAARAAIDRAEPARHHLIYIPDPTVGARGIYHHIVSALGGQPSFHNASLVPQARDALAAEHAERGRVPIVCIDEAHLLCHDALEALRLLTNHRLDTESPFATILLGQPTLAAKMALGTLAALEQRITVRRTMTGMTGEETAGYLRHHLQLAGRSDPLFTDDAIALIHQSSRGKPRGINRLAIAALIAACTADKNLIDEASARTAVTETNHDLQPATP; encoded by the coding sequence ATGCTCGATAAAATTCAGTCGTATTTCGGCTTCACCACCATGCCCTTTGGCCGGGCCCTGGCACCGGGCATGCTGTTTCGCAGCGGTGATCATGCCCAGGCCGCCGCCCGCATCGGCTACGGCATCGCCACCCGCGGCATCACAGTGATCACCGGCGAAGTCGGCGTAGGCAAGACAGTGGCCGCCCGCGCGGCGATCGACCGCGCCGAACCGGCCCGCCACCACCTGATCTACATTCCCGACCCCACCGTCGGCGCCCGCGGCATCTACCACCACATCGTGTCCGCCCTCGGCGGGCAGCCCAGCTTCCACAACGCCTCCCTGGTCCCGCAAGCCCGCGACGCGCTCGCCGCCGAACATGCTGAGCGGGGCCGTGTCCCCATCGTGTGTATCGATGAAGCCCACTTGCTTTGCCACGATGCCCTCGAAGCACTACGACTGCTCACCAATCACCGCCTCGATACCGAATCCCCCTTCGCCACCATCCTTTTAGGCCAGCCCACCCTCGCCGCCAAAATGGCGCTGGGTACCCTGGCCGCACTCGAACAACGCATCACCGTGCGCCGCACCATGACCGGCATGACCGGCGAGGAGACCGCCGGCTACCTACGCCACCACCTCCAACTGGCGGGCCGATCTGATCCGCTGTTCACCGACGACGCCATCGCGCTCATCCACCAATCCAGCCGCGGCAAACCCCGCGGTATCAATCGGCTCGCCATCGCCGCCCTCATCGCTGCCTGCACCGCCGACAAGAACCTCATCGACGAGGCCAGCGCCCGAACCGCGGTCACCGAAACCAACCACGACCTCCAGCCCGCGACACCGTGA
- a CDS encoding DinB family protein, which yields MDGQNFAASAGPIADEYVNLLESTNETMLRARPSMHVWSPLEYACHVRDLLLAQRERVLAARRQDRPVAEPMGRDERVEHDGYNDQSPSDAKLLLSNAFGRLSPADWDRTVIYPYAYPDPNPAERSLRWMATHTLHELPHHLIHVRRQLDRADAARVEH from the coding sequence ATAGACGGCCAAAACTTCGCGGCCTCAGCGGGCCCTATTGCCGATGAGTATGTCAACCTGCTCGAGTCCACCAACGAGACAATGCTGCGCGCCCGACCGTCGATGCACGTGTGGTCGCCGTTGGAGTACGCATGCCATGTCCGCGATCTGCTCTTGGCACAGCGTGAAAGGGTGCTGGCCGCCCGTCGCCAAGACCGGCCTGTCGCAGAGCCGATGGGCCGCGACGAAAGGGTTGAGCACGACGGATACAACGACCAATCCCCCAGCGATGCAAAGCTATTGCTATCGAACGCTTTCGGCAGGCTATCTCCCGCCGACTGGGATCGCACCGTGATCTACCCGTACGCGTACCCGGACCCCAACCCGGCAGAGCGTTCACTTCGATGGATGGCAACTCACACCCTTCACGAGCTACCGCACCACCTGATTCATGTTCGCCGCCAGCTCGACCGAGCCGATGCGGCACGTGTTGAGCACTGA
- a CDS encoding WS/DGAT/MGAT family O-acyltransferase — protein MAEATDSVAVVKLSDELGPVDYLMHRGEANPRTRSGIMALEVLDATPNWDAFRTRFENASRRVLRLRQKVVVPTLPTAAPRWVVDPDFNLDFHVRRVRVSGPGTLREVFDLAEVILQSPMDISRPLWTATLVEGLPDGRAATLLHVSHAVTDGVGGVAMFAEIYDLERDPPPRPTPPLPVPQDLTPNELMRQGINRLPLSVLGGVLGAVSGAVSTAGRVVLEPTSTVSGIVGYAMSGMRVLNRAAEPSPLLRRRSLATRTEAIDILLADLHKAAKAGGGSINDAYLAGLSGALRRYHEALGVPVSTLPMAVPVNLRADADAAGGNRFTGVNLAAPLGTADPVSRMRKIRAQMTQRRDEPAMNIVGSLAPVLSVLPTAVLQGITGSVIGSDVQASNIPVYPGDTYLAGAKVLRQYGIGPLPGVAMMAVLISRGGWCTITVRYDRAAIRDEPLFAQCLLEGFDEILALAGDPAPRAVPASFGEPAASASRSVSGS, from the coding sequence ATGGCTGAGGCCACTGATTCCGTGGCCGTCGTGAAATTGTCCGATGAGCTTGGACCGGTCGACTACCTGATGCATCGGGGCGAGGCGAATCCCCGGACCCGCTCGGGCATCATGGCCCTGGAAGTCCTTGACGCGACACCGAACTGGGACGCCTTTCGCACCCGCTTCGAGAATGCCTCGCGCCGGGTGCTGCGGCTGCGGCAGAAGGTCGTCGTCCCGACCTTGCCGACGGCGGCGCCGCGCTGGGTCGTCGATCCCGATTTCAACCTGGACTTCCACGTGCGTCGCGTGCGGGTGTCCGGGCCGGGCACGCTGCGCGAGGTGTTCGACCTCGCCGAGGTCATCCTGCAGTCACCGATGGACATCTCCCGGCCGCTGTGGACGGCCACTCTGGTGGAGGGCCTGCCCGACGGGAGGGCCGCGACCCTGCTGCACGTCAGCCACGCCGTCACCGACGGCGTCGGTGGCGTGGCGATGTTCGCCGAGATATACGACCTCGAACGCGACCCCCCGCCCAGGCCGACGCCGCCGTTGCCCGTGCCGCAGGACCTGACGCCCAACGAGTTGATGCGGCAGGGCATCAACCGGCTTCCCCTGTCGGTGCTCGGTGGCGTCCTGGGCGCGGTGTCCGGCGCCGTCTCGACGGCCGGGCGGGTGGTGCTGGAGCCGACGTCGACGGTGTCGGGGATCGTGGGCTACGCCATGTCGGGGATGCGGGTGCTCAACCGGGCCGCCGAGCCGTCGCCGCTGCTGCGCCGGCGCAGCCTGGCAACCCGCACCGAGGCGATCGACATTCTGCTCGCCGACCTGCACAAAGCGGCCAAGGCCGGCGGGGGATCGATCAACGACGCCTACCTCGCCGGCCTGTCCGGCGCCCTGCGCCGCTACCACGAGGCCCTCGGCGTGCCGGTCAGCACGTTGCCGATGGCGGTGCCGGTGAACCTGCGGGCCGACGCCGACGCGGCCGGTGGCAACCGGTTCACCGGAGTCAACCTGGCGGCGCCGCTGGGCACCGCCGACCCGGTCTCCCGGATGCGCAAGATCCGCGCGCAGATGACCCAGCGCCGCGACGAGCCCGCGATGAACATCGTCGGTTCCCTCGCACCGGTACTCAGCGTCCTGCCGACCGCCGTGCTGCAGGGGATCACCGGCTCGGTGATCGGCTCCGACGTCCAGGCCAGCAACATCCCGGTCTACCCGGGGGACACCTACCTCGCCGGCGCGAAAGTCCTGCGCCAGTACGGCATCGGCCCGCTGCCCGGCGTGGCGATGATGGCAGTGCTGATCTCGAGGGGCGGGTGGTGCACCATCACCGTCCGCTACGACAGGGCGGCGATCCGCGACGAGCCGTTGTTCGCCCAGTGCCTGCTGGAGGGTTTCGACGAGATCCTGGCGCTGGCCGGCGACCCGGCGCCCCGCGCGGTGCCCGCCTCGTTCGGCGAGCCGGCAGCGTCGGCGTCGCGATCGGTGTCGGGATCATGA
- a CDS encoding DUF1330 domain-containing protein translates to MSLTFYVLLWAHPGAEQALIAYEDTVLGLVPQHGGRVVQRSRSDGAEGRPLEIQLFEFPSTESFDAYMHDPRRTALATERDHSIAKTEMINVEVV, encoded by the coding sequence ATGAGCCTGACTTTCTATGTGCTGCTGTGGGCCCATCCGGGGGCTGAGCAGGCGCTGATCGCATACGAAGACACGGTCTTGGGCCTAGTCCCCCAACACGGTGGCCGGGTCGTCCAGCGGTCCCGAAGCGACGGCGCCGAAGGACGACCGCTGGAGATCCAGTTGTTCGAGTTTCCGTCCACCGAGTCGTTCGACGCCTACATGCATGACCCCCGTCGCACTGCGTTGGCCACCGAGCGCGACCATTCAATCGCCAAAACTGAGATGATCAACGTCGAGGTCGTCTGA
- a CDS encoding helix-turn-helix domain-containing protein, which produces MVENQLRTGELKCPDCELRLAPWGHAAPRFVRRAAAVVARIRPRRAICSSAAGCGRSHVLLPLVCLGRRVDSVAVIWAALVARASGWGWRRICAAAGRPASTVRGWLSRFAEHAEPIRVGFARLEHLANTGADMVRLTPAASPLADAVSQIGAACAAVRRMAGAVVFEVSAAELVAACSGGWLLGMRPPAVAATGINICPRL; this is translated from the coding sequence GTGGTTGAGAACCAGTTGCGTACCGGTGAGCTGAAGTGCCCGGATTGTGAGCTGCGGTTGGCGCCGTGGGGGCATGCCGCGCCGCGGTTTGTGCGCCGGGCCGCGGCGGTGGTGGCCCGGATTCGGCCACGGCGGGCGATCTGTTCGAGCGCGGCAGGCTGTGGCCGCTCGCACGTGCTGTTGCCCCTGGTCTGCCTGGGACGACGGGTCGATTCGGTGGCGGTGATCTGGGCGGCGTTGGTGGCCCGGGCGTCGGGCTGGGGGTGGCGGCGGATCTGTGCGGCGGCGGGTCGTCCGGCCTCGACAGTGCGGGGCTGGCTGTCGCGGTTCGCTGAGCATGCCGAGCCGATCCGGGTGGGGTTCGCTCGGCTGGAACACCTGGCCAACACCGGCGCGGACATGGTTCGCCTGACACCGGCGGCAAGCCCGCTGGCCGATGCGGTCTCCCAGATCGGGGCGGCGTGCGCGGCGGTGCGCCGGATGGCCGGTGCGGTGGTGTTCGAGGTGTCGGCGGCGGAGTTGGTGGCGGCGTGCTCGGGAGGCTGGCTGCTCGGGATGCGGCCGCCGGCGGTGGCGGCGACGGGAATCAACATATGTCCGCGTCTGTGA
- a CDS encoding glycerol-3-phosphate 1-O-acyltransferase, which yields MSEPAADTSADQDSLVLASMASPVEMELITAWVERQRADHPGARVDVLRLPEPDAPPSELSALAQRLESGHDRSIVPVQVFWLPPPDRGRLAKVAGLLPGLDPYHPSQRRQRRIRRDAPGRARVVAGEPAKVSELRQQWRDTTVGEDPRDFAGFVVRRAVLAIERVEYRILGPQYKSPRLLKPEILASARFRAGLQKIPGATVEEAGKMLDELATGWSRVSVDLVSVLGRAISRGFDPELDYDEYQVAAMRSGLEAHPAVLLFSHRSYIDGAVVPVAMQENRLPPVHVFAGINLSFGLMGPLLRRSGVIFIRRNVGDNPLYKYVLREYVGYIVEKRFNLSWSIEGTRSRTGKMLPPKLGLLAYVADAYLDGRSEDILLQPVSISFDQLHETAEYAAYARGGEKTPEGIGWLYNFIRAQGERNYGKIYVRFPEAVSMRQYLGPQQGPLNHDRDANKLALQKMSFEVAWRILQATPVTATGLVCALLLTTRGAALTLGQLHHTLQDSLDYLERKHTPVSTSALRLRTRAGVRAAVDALSGGHPVTRVDGGREPVWQIAPEDEHAAAFYRNSVIHAFLETSIVELALAHTRHAGGDRMEAFWAQAMRLRDLLKFDFYFADSATFRQNIAEEMAWHDDWESHVAAGGDEIDAMLFAKRPLMADAMLRVFFEAYEIVADVLRDAPPDIGRQELTDLALGVGRQYVAQTRVRSSESVSTLLFATARQVVDDHGLIGPGAELTERRVAFRRELRNVLRDSGHIGRLARKQFVARELKARQDQRDSRTD from the coding sequence GTGAGCGAACCGGCCGCAGACACCAGCGCCGATCAGGATTCGCTGGTGTTGGCGTCCATGGCCTCGCCGGTCGAAATGGAGCTGATCACGGCCTGGGTGGAACGGCAGCGCGCCGACCACCCGGGCGCGCGGGTCGACGTACTGCGGCTGCCCGAACCCGACGCGCCGCCGTCGGAGCTGAGCGCGCTGGCGCAGCGGCTCGAATCCGGTCACGACCGTTCGATCGTGCCGGTTCAGGTGTTCTGGTTGCCGCCCCCGGACCGCGGCCGGCTCGCCAAGGTGGCGGGCCTGCTGCCCGGCCTGGATCCCTACCACCCCAGCCAGCGCCGGCAGCGCCGCATCCGGCGCGACGCTCCCGGTCGCGCGCGGGTGGTGGCCGGCGAGCCCGCCAAGGTGTCCGAATTGCGTCAGCAGTGGCGCGACACCACGGTGGGTGAGGATCCGCGCGACTTCGCCGGGTTCGTCGTCCGCCGCGCGGTCCTGGCGATCGAGCGCGTCGAGTACCGCATCCTCGGGCCGCAGTACAAGTCTCCGCGGCTGCTCAAGCCGGAGATCCTGGCTTCGGCGCGGTTTCGTGCGGGTCTGCAGAAGATCCCGGGCGCCACCGTCGAAGAAGCCGGCAAGATGCTCGACGAACTGGCGACCGGGTGGAGCAGGGTGTCGGTCGACCTGGTGTCCGTGCTCGGCCGGGCGATCAGCCGCGGATTCGATCCCGAGCTCGACTACGACGAGTACCAGGTGGCGGCCATGCGCTCCGGGCTGGAAGCGCACCCGGCGGTGCTGCTGTTCTCGCACCGGTCCTACATCGACGGCGCGGTGGTGCCGGTGGCGATGCAGGAGAACCGGCTGCCGCCGGTGCACGTGTTCGCCGGCATCAACCTGTCGTTCGGTTTGATGGGACCGCTGCTGCGCCGGTCCGGCGTCATATTCATCCGCCGCAACGTCGGCGACAACCCGCTCTACAAGTACGTCCTGCGCGAGTACGTCGGCTACATCGTCGAGAAGCGGTTCAACCTGAGCTGGTCCATCGAGGGCACCCGCTCGCGGACGGGCAAGATGCTGCCGCCCAAGCTCGGCCTGCTGGCCTACGTGGCCGACGCCTACCTCGACGGCCGCAGCGAGGACATCCTGCTGCAGCCGGTGTCTATCAGCTTCGACCAGCTGCACGAGACGGCCGAGTACGCCGCCTACGCCCGCGGCGGGGAGAAGACCCCCGAGGGCATCGGCTGGCTGTACAACTTCATCAGGGCGCAGGGCGAACGCAACTACGGCAAGATCTACGTCCGCTTCCCCGAGGCCGTGTCGATGCGCCAGTACCTCGGCCCCCAGCAAGGTCCGCTCAACCACGACCGGGACGCCAACAAGCTTGCCCTGCAGAAAATGTCCTTCGAGGTCGCGTGGCGAATCCTGCAGGCCACCCCCGTCACCGCGACGGGGTTGGTGTGCGCGCTGCTGCTGACCACCCGCGGCGCGGCGCTCACGCTGGGCCAGCTGCACCACACCCTGCAGGACTCCCTGGACTACCTCGAACGCAAGCACACCCCGGTCTCGACGAGCGCGCTGCGGCTGCGCACCCGGGCCGGCGTGCGTGCCGCGGTCGACGCGCTGTCGGGCGGTCACCCGGTCACCCGGGTCGACGGCGGGCGGGAGCCGGTGTGGCAGATCGCGCCCGAGGACGAACACGCCGCCGCGTTCTACCGGAACTCGGTGATCCACGCCTTCCTGGAAACCTCCATCGTCGAACTCGCGCTCGCGCACACCCGCCACGCCGGAGGCGACCGCATGGAGGCGTTCTGGGCGCAGGCGATGCGGCTGCGCGACCTGCTCAAGTTCGACTTCTATTTCGCCGACTCGGCGACGTTCCGGCAAAACATCGCCGAAGAGATGGCCTGGCACGACGACTGGGAGTCCCACGTCGCCGCCGGGGGAGACGAGATCGACGCGATGCTGTTCGCCAAGCGTCCGCTGATGGCCGACGCCATGCTTCGGGTGTTCTTCGAGGCCTACGAGATCGTCGCCGACGTGCTGCGCGACGCCCCGCCCGACATCGGCCGGCAGGAGCTGACGGACCTGGCGCTCGGGGTGGGGCGGCAATACGTGGCGCAGACCCGGGTCCGCAGCAGCGAGTCGGTGTCGACGCTGTTGTTCGCCACCGCGCGCCAGGTCGTCGACGACCACGGCTTGATCGGCCCCGGAGCCGAGCTGACCGAACGGCGGGTCGCCTTCCGGCGCGAGTTGCGCAACGTGCTGCGGGATTCCGGCCACATCGGTCGGCTCGCGCGCAAGCAGTTCGTCGCCCGCGAGTTAAAAGCGCGCCAGGACCAACGGGACAGCCGAACCGACTGA
- a CDS encoding DDE-type integrase/transposase/recombinase yields MAKPEPKKSRTDRARDVALYRYSLIRPLADPNLSATERGRLVRDMAAQVHIGPFGQPTEVSRASLDRWIRAWRAGGFDALLPAQRQITPRTDAEVLELAARLKAEHPARTAAHIARIVEAEQGWAPSARTLQRHFARLELNTRPDGTPPAAFGRFEAGEPDELWISDGLHGPTIDGKRAVLFALLDDHSRYVPGHRWGYGEDTLGMQAALHDAVKTHGCPRNLYCDNGSAYSSNQLAWSVAVLDIRLVHSRPGRPQGRGKIERWNRTVRDQFLVEIQAAGGVDSLDELNRLFTAWLHQQYHRSVHSETGATPTARYHAEGRTPAPRPDTALLRRAFLWREQRRVTATATVSLHGNRYQVDAALVGRVVDLLFTPFDLTTIDVEYQGKPMGRAAPHTIGRHTHPAVKPSTTAPVEATGIDYLHLLEQAHQADVGQAINYLALAGGDVEPTRHNQADPENT; encoded by the coding sequence ATGGCCAAGCCAGAGCCGAAAAAGTCACGCACTGATCGGGCGCGTGATGTCGCGCTGTATCGCTACTCGCTGATCCGACCGCTGGCCGATCCGAACCTGTCTGCGACTGAACGGGGCCGGCTGGTACGGGATATGGCCGCCCAGGTCCATATCGGGCCGTTCGGGCAGCCGACGGAGGTGTCGCGGGCCAGCCTGGACCGCTGGATTCGGGCGTGGCGGGCCGGCGGGTTCGACGCGCTGCTCCCAGCGCAGCGCCAGATCACCCCGCGCACCGACGCCGAGGTGCTGGAGTTGGCGGCGCGGCTCAAGGCCGAGCACCCCGCACGCACTGCGGCCCATATCGCCCGGATCGTTGAGGCCGAGCAGGGCTGGGCGCCGTCGGCGCGGACCCTGCAACGCCACTTCGCCCGCCTGGAGCTCAATACTCGCCCGGACGGCACCCCGCCGGCGGCGTTCGGCCGGTTCGAGGCAGGCGAACCTGATGAGTTGTGGATCAGCGACGGCCTGCACGGCCCGACCATCGACGGGAAACGGGCGGTGCTGTTCGCCCTGCTCGACGACCACTCCCGCTATGTGCCCGGCCACCGGTGGGGCTACGGCGAGGACACCCTGGGTATGCAGGCCGCGCTGCACGACGCGGTCAAAACCCACGGCTGCCCACGAAACCTATACTGCGACAACGGCTCTGCGTATTCCTCGAATCAACTGGCTTGGTCGGTGGCGGTGCTCGACATCCGGCTGGTGCACAGCAGGCCGGGCAGACCTCAGGGCCGCGGGAAAATCGAGAGATGGAACCGCACCGTGCGCGACCAATTCCTGGTCGAGATCCAAGCCGCCGGCGGCGTCGATTCACTCGATGAGCTGAACCGGCTGTTCACCGCATGGTTGCACCAGCAGTATCACCGCAGCGTGCATTCCGAGACCGGCGCCACCCCCACAGCGCGCTACCACGCCGAGGGCCGCACCCCGGCGCCGCGACCGGATACAGCGCTGCTGCGGCGGGCATTTTTATGGCGTGAGCAGCGCAGAGTCACCGCCACCGCCACGGTTTCGCTACACGGCAACCGATACCAGGTCGACGCCGCCTTAGTCGGGCGCGTCGTGGACTTGCTGTTCACCCCGTTCGACCTGACCACCATCGACGTCGAATACCAGGGCAAACCGATGGGGCGGGCCGCCCCGCACACCATCGGCCGCCACACCCACCCCGCGGTCAAACCCAGCACCACCGCCCCCGTCGAAGCCACCGGCATCGACTACCTGCACCTACTCGAGCAGGCACACCAAGCCGACGTGGGCCAGGCGATCAACTACCTCGCCCTGGCCGGCGGCGATGTCGAACCAACCCGCCACAACCAGGCTGACCCGGAAAACACCTGA